The sequence GTTGAAGAACTGCGCGCCCGGCCCGCCCACCGACGGCGGCAGCGGACGGCTGATCAGCGCGTCGTGCGAGCGCTTGTCGTAGTGCGTGGCCTCCAGCGTGAGCCGGTCGTTCAGGAAGCCCAGGTCGGCCCCGAACTCGAACTCGCGGGTCACCTCGGGCCGCAGGTCCGGGTTGCCGGCGTTGCTCACCACGAAGCCCGGCACCACGTTCGTGCCCAGGGCCGAGTTGACGGTGGCGTACGTGCGCACGGCGCTCAGCCGGCCGGGACGCAGGCCCGACTTGCCGTAGGCCGCGCGCAGGCGGAGGTTGCTGATGGCGTCGATCTTCGGGAAGAACGGCTCCTCGTTGACCACCCACGAGGCCGTGAGCGACGGGTACGTCACGAAGCCGATGTTCTGGCCGAACGCGCTGTTCTGGTCGCCGCGCAGGCCGGCCGTCACGAACAGGCGGTCGTTGAGCGCCAGCTGCTCGGTCGCGTAGGCGCCGAAGAGCTTGTTGGGCGCCACGCCCTCGGCCACGCTGCCGGGCACCAGCGCGTTGCGGGTGCCGGGGGCGATCACCTCGGCCTCGCCGTAGGTGAAGTTGTAGTCGCTGGTCGTGTACTGGACGCCGCCCGACGTGGTGGAGATCAGGCTGCCCGTGAGGCCCTTGGTGGCCGTGGCGCCCAGGTTGGAGGTGAAGGTGTTGGTGTTGTCGCGAAGCTGCTCGCGGAAGCCGTCCACGAAGGCGCCCACGGTGCCGGGGGCTACGAAGCTGCCCTCGAAGCGGTTGCTCACGTCCACGCCCACGGTGCCGTTGACCGACAGCCAGCCCAGGGGACGGAAGTCGGCGTTGGCGCTGCCGGTGAAGCGGTTCAGCTGCTCGCGGTTCTCCCAGGCGATGAGGCTGAACGCCGTGGTGGGCGGACGGTAGCCGCCGCCGCGCGCGATGTTGCCCGGCGAGGGATCACCGAGCAGGCCGTTGAGCACGGGCCCGGACGCGCTGTTGTCGGCCTGCGGCAGCTCGATGTTGCTCTGCACGAAGCCGGTGTTGGCGGTCAGGCGCAGCTTGGAGCCTACCTGGCCGGTGAGGTTCGCGCGCACGTTGGTGCGCGAGATGTGGTTGGGGTGCTGCACGCCCACGCCGTGCTCGTTCTCGCCGGACACGAAGTACGTGGCGTTCTCGCTGCCGCCGCTCACGCTGGCGCCCAGGTTGGTCACGTTCCCCGTCTGGAAGGGCGTCAGCGAGCTGCGCAGCGGGTTGAAGCTGTACAGCGAGTCCACCGCCACGCAGGTGCCCGCCGCCCGCGCCGCGAAGTCGCAGTTGCGGTTCTTCGCGCCGCTGGTCGTGTGGCCGATGGCGCGGAAGTTCGCCGGGATGGTCGCCGTCTGCTTCTGCGTGCCGAACTCCGTGTGGGCACGCACCGTGGGATGCCCCGCGCGGCCGCGCTTGGTCGTGACCTGGATCACGCCGTTCGCCGCGGCCGTCCCGTACAGCGCCGCGGCCGCCGGGCCCTTCAGGACCTCGACGTTCTCGATGTCCTCGGGGTTGATGTCCTCGAAGCGCGACGTGCTCTGCCCGCCGGTGAAGAGGCCGGACGAGTTGGACTCGTTGTCCACGCGCACGCCGTCGATGATGAGCAGCGGGTCGTTGGCCAGCGACACCGAGTTGTTGCCGCGGATGCGGATGCGGGCGCCGGCGCCGAGCTGGCCGGAGCTGGGGAGCACGACCACGCCCGGGGCGCGGCCCTGCACCAGCTGGCTGAAGCTCTGCACCGCCGCCATCTCCACGTTCGCGGTGGACACCGTCGCCACCGAGTTGCCCAGCTCGCGGCGGCGGGCGGCCTCGCCGCTCGCCTGCACGACCAGCACGTCGAGGCCGATGGTGCTGCTGGCGAGCTCGAAGTTTGCCGTCGCCGTCTGCCCCGCGGCCACGGCCACGGCGCGGCTGCCGCCGGAGTAGCCCAGGCGCGCCACGCGCACCTCGGCACGGCCCGCGGGCACGCCGCGGATGGTGTACAGCCCGTCCGGCCCGGTACGCCCCTGCAGCGCGGTCCCGGCCACGATCACCTGCACGTTCGCCAGCGGCTGCTTGCTGGCGGCGTCGCTCACGCGGCCCGTCACGGTGCCGCCCGCCTGCGCCGCGAGCTGCACCGGCGCCAGCAGCGCCAGCGCGAGCGCGCACAACCAACCAGTCGTCTTCCTCATGTGGTCTCCCTGGGTTCAGTTCCGGCTCTTGTGCCGGGCCGGCGGGTGGCCGGCCGCGGCAGCGTTCCAACGGGGCACGATGGGTGGCGCCTCCATGTGATCGGTTCGCGCGGTGGTCCGCCGTTCGGCGCGGCGGGCGAGACGCTGCGCATCTCCGCGCTCCGGGACCGGAGCGGGGCGTTCTCGCTGCATGGGATCTAATCGCTCCCGCGCGCCAGCCATATCACGAGGGGACGAACCGCAGCACCGCGGGGCGAACCGCACGAACGCGGGACGAACGGCGGACGCTTTCGGAGCGGATTAGCAGGGTTTCGGGGGTGCGCGGTCGGGAACGGAAGGAGGAGATGCGGAGCGGTGAGGTGGTCGAGGCGGAGGGGGGCCCCCTCCCCCAGCCCCTCCCCCAAAACTGCCTGGGGGAGGGTAGCTATCTCACGGTGGAAGCGAGGTTTGCGTGTTTTCGGGCAGCCTTCGAAGCAGGTGCTTACCACCAGCCCGCGATCAAGCCAAAGCGCGCGCTAAACCTTTCCGCCACAAGCAGTTCTCCCCTCTTCCGCTTGCGGGGGAGGGGCCGGGGGAGGGGGCACCCCTTTCCGCCGCGACACGGCCCCGGAAACGAACGACCCTCCCCCGGCGCGGTGCCGGAGGAGGGCCGTCAAACTTCCTGGAGTGACGCTGTTTCGTCGATCAGTTCCAGGGCTTGAGGACGACCTTGATGCAGCCGTCCTTCTTGTCGCGGAAGGTCTTGTACATCTCCGGGGCCTTCTCGATGGGCACCGTATGCGTGACCACGAACGACGGGTCGATCTCGCCGGTCTCCACGCGCTTGAGCAGCGGCTCCAGGTAACGCTGCACGTGGGTCTGGCCCATCTTGAAGGTCAGGCCCTTGTTCATGGCGGCGCCCAGCGGGAACTTGTCGACCATGCCCACGTAAACGCCGGGTATGGAGACGGTGCCGCCCTTGCGGCACACCATGATGCACTCGCGGATCACGTGCGCGCGGTCGGTCTCCATCATCAGCGCCGTCTTGACCTTGTCGTAGACCGCGTCCACGCTGCCCGCGCCGTGCGCCTCGCAGCCCACCGCGTCGATGCAGCGGTCCGGCCCGCGCCCGCCCGTCATCTCCAGAAGCCGCGCCGACACGGACTCGTTCGCGGCGTCGATGATCTCCGCGCGGCCGTGCGTGCGCGCCATCTGCAGCCGCTCGGGGACGCGGTCGATGGCGATCACGCGGCCGGCGCCCAGCATCCATGCGCTCTGGATGGTGAACTGGCCCACGGGCCCGCATCCCCAGACCGCCACCGTGTCGCCCGGCTCGATCTGGGCGTTCTCCGCCGCCATGTAGCCGGTGGGGAAGATGTCGGAGAGGAAGAGGACCTGCTCGTCTGCCAGGTCCGATTCCACGCGCAGCGGGCCCACGTCGGCGAAGGGCACGCGCAGGTACTGCGCCTGGCCGCCCGCGAAGCCGCCCAGCATGTGCGAGTAGCCGAACAGGCCCGCGGGCGAGTGCCCCATCATCCCCGCGGCGATCTCGGGGTTGCGGTTGGAGCGGTCGCACAGCGAATACAGCGTCTTCTCGCAGAACCAGCAGGTGCCGCACGAGATGGTGAACGGCACCACCACGCGGTCGCCCTTCTTCAGCCGCTTCACGTCGCGGCCCACCTCCTCCACGATGCCCATGGGCTCGTGGCCCACGATGTCGCCCGCCTCCATGGTGGGCACGAAGCCGTCGTACAGGTGCAGGTCCGAGCCGCAGATGGCGGTGGAGGTGATGCGGACGATCGCGTCGGTCTGGTCCACGATGGACGGGTCCGGCACGTTGTCGCACCGCATGTCTTCCTTGCCGTGCCAGCAGATTGCCTTCATCCCACATCCCCCAGGTCCGTAGGTTCCGGGGCCGCGCACCGACGCGCCGCGCCTTCCGCGGCGGCCGCGTGCCCCGCCGCGCTCAGTGCTGCTTGCCGCCGGAGAGCTGCCGCGCGCAGATCACGTCCAGCAGCGTGACGCCCGCCACGGCGGCGATGGCGCCGGCCACGTTGCCGCGCTTGTCGTTGTCGTCGAGCGCCGCAGCCAGCGTCGCCAGGTCCAGCGCGTCGCCCGCCACCCGCGCCCACAGCCACCCGGCCGGCTTGCGGCCGGAGAGGATGCCCACGCCCGCGGCCAGCTCGCGCAGCCCGTAGAAGCGGATCAAGCTCTCCTTGCCCTCCATCCCCAGCGCCTCGCAGAGCTGGTCCGGCGCCAGCACCTCGGCCAGCCCCAGGCCGATGCTGAACCACCCCAGGCCACGCGCCAGCGTCTCGCCGTCGTCGATGCGGCGGTCGGTGCCCACGTCCCAGCCCGGCCGCGGCGCGGGGTTGGGGATGCCCGTGGGCAGGCCGGGCCTGTAAGCCGCGGGCCGTGCGTCCGTCGTAGCTTGCATGCCGCCTCCTTCACCGTTCTGATCCGGTCGACGCCGGCCCCTTCGCCGGCCTC is a genomic window of Longimicrobiaceae bacterium containing:
- a CDS encoding zinc-dependent alcohol dehydrogenase; translated protein: MKAICWHGKEDMRCDNVPDPSIVDQTDAIVRITSTAICGSDLHLYDGFVPTMEAGDIVGHEPMGIVEEVGRDVKRLKKGDRVVVPFTISCGTCWFCEKTLYSLCDRSNRNPEIAAGMMGHSPAGLFGYSHMLGGFAGGQAQYLRVPFADVGPLRVESDLADEQVLFLSDIFPTGYMAAENAQIEPGDTVAVWGCGPVGQFTIQSAWMLGAGRVIAIDRVPERLQMARTHGRAEIIDAANESVSARLLEMTGGRGPDRCIDAVGCEAHGAGSVDAVYDKVKTALMMETDRAHVIRECIMVCRKGGTVSIPGVYVGMVDKFPLGAAMNKGLTFKMGQTHVQRYLEPLLKRVETGEIDPSFVVTHTVPIEKAPEMYKTFRDKKDGCIKVVLKPWN
- a CDS encoding SusC/RagA family TonB-linked outer membrane protein, giving the protein MRKTTGWLCALALALLAPVQLAAQAGGTVTGRVSDAASKQPLANVQVIVAGTALQGRTGPDGLYTIRGVPAGRAEVRVARLGYSGGSRAVAVAAGQTATANFELASSTIGLDVLVVQASGEAARRRELGNSVATVSTANVEMAAVQSFSQLVQGRAPGVVVLPSSGQLGAGARIRIRGNNSVSLANDPLLIIDGVRVDNESNSSGLFTGGQSTSRFEDINPEDIENVEVLKGPAAAALYGTAAANGVIQVTTKRGRAGHPTVRAHTEFGTQKQTATIPANFRAIGHTTSGAKNRNCDFAARAAGTCVAVDSLYSFNPLRSSLTPFQTGNVTNLGASVSGGSENATYFVSGENEHGVGVQHPNHISRTNVRANLTGQVGSKLRLTANTGFVQSNIELPQADNSASGPVLNGLLGDPSPGNIARGGGYRPPTTAFSLIAWENREQLNRFTGSANADFRPLGWLSVNGTVGVDVSNRFEGSFVAPGTVGAFVDGFREQLRDNTNTFTSNLGATATKGLTGSLISTTSGGVQYTTSDYNFTYGEAEVIAPGTRNALVPGSVAEGVAPNKLFGAYATEQLALNDRLFVTAGLRGDQNSAFGQNIGFVTYPSLTASWVVNEEPFFPKIDAISNLRLRAAYGKSGLRPGRLSAVRTYATVNSALGTNVVPGFVVSNAGNPDLRPEVTREFEFGADLGFLNDRLTLEATHYDKRSHDALISRPLPPSVGGPGAQFFNLGSVQNIGTELALRAEAIKRDRVGVDFNVNYSTNSNKLLTFGDTSITPIIFGLGANTQRHQVGFALGGYWQPAYTFGDANHDGLIQQSEVQLLPNDQQTDPVTGSTYFGSPFPKREASFSADVRLARFIRLSGLLDYKGGQKLLNFTAINRETSNTLGFSEVRQVPGAATLEQQAAIQARRFFGTAAGYYEDATFWKLREVSVSLTSPQSLNRSLHLPAQGLSFTLAGRNLHTWTKYTGFDPEVNYGGQSNFNTADDFTLPPTRAITARIDVNF